A DNA window from Deltaproteobacteria bacterium contains the following coding sequences:
- a CDS encoding cytochrome b/b6 domain-containing protein — protein sequence MRQLVYDLPTRLFHWGFSGLFLTAFVIAKIIDDDSPIFSYHSLAGLTLGFLVLLRIIWGFAGTKHSKFSGFVLHPRELLNYFKDIVTGHKKRWAGHNPASSWAALTMMAMALGLGITGYLMTSGPDKETFEDVHELLANGFIVVAILHVLGIVLHTIRYKEMIGLSMIDGKKADVLAAETIDSPRTAFGILLIGLVVAFGIQLYRNYDTNTQSLQLFGTTLRLGEGEAGENDGAKEDGAKEEGAENSADDDDD from the coding sequence TCGACTTTTTCATTGGGGCTTTTCGGGACTTTTCTTAACAGCATTTGTCATCGCCAAGATTATTGACGATGACTCACCGATCTTTAGCTACCACTCGTTAGCCGGCCTGACGTTAGGGTTCCTCGTATTGCTCAGGATCATCTGGGGGTTTGCGGGGACAAAACACTCCAAGTTTTCTGGCTTCGTGCTGCATCCTCGCGAGCTTTTGAACTATTTCAAGGACATCGTCACGGGCCATAAAAAACGCTGGGCCGGTCACAATCCCGCGTCCAGCTGGGCAGCCCTAACCATGATGGCAATGGCCCTAGGCCTTGGGATAACCGGGTACCTGATGACTTCTGGACCGGACAAAGAAACTTTTGAAGATGTGCACGAGCTGTTGGCAAACGGCTTCATCGTCGTCGCGATTTTGCACGTGCTTGGGATAGTTTTACACACGATCCGATACAAAGAAATGATCGGGCTCAGTATGATCGACGGCAAAAAAGCAGATGTGCTGGCAGCTGAGACAATTGATTCGCCACGGACTGCATTCGGAATTTTATTAATCGGGCTTGTCGTTGCATTTGGAATCCAGCTTTACAGGAATTATGATACCAACACTCAAAGTCTTCAGCTTTTTGGCACAACCCTCCGTTTGGGCGAAGGCGAGGCCGGTGAGAACGATGGCGCCAAGGAAGACGGCGCTAAAGAAGAAGGCGCAGAAAACAGCGCAGATGATGACGACGACTAG
- a CDS encoding helix-turn-helix transcriptional regulator, producing MNQRERIVIATVLAFVAIMVGIDLFTDFKDGVATWHLLVEGSIAAVALFGVFYVLRGTAEMKHRLEREMTDFSNFKKEAEAWKLESRKYLDGLSKAIDQQLTKWNLTKAEKEVAFLLLKGMSLKEIADIRNTAEKTARVQSMAIYSKSGLSGRSELSAFFLEDLLVPPEIENPVANGGSKRQST from the coding sequence GTGAATCAAAGAGAAAGAATTGTCATAGCGACCGTGCTCGCTTTTGTTGCGATTATGGTCGGGATTGATCTTTTCACCGATTTTAAAGATGGCGTCGCAACTTGGCACCTGCTTGTGGAAGGTTCCATCGCTGCTGTGGCGTTGTTTGGGGTGTTTTATGTCCTCAGGGGCACTGCTGAAATGAAACATCGACTTGAAAGGGAAATGACCGACTTTTCAAATTTTAAAAAAGAAGCCGAAGCATGGAAGCTCGAATCGCGAAAGTATCTCGATGGACTTTCAAAGGCCATTGATCAACAGCTGACGAAGTGGAATTTGACCAAAGCAGAGAAGGAAGTGGCTTTTTTACTTCTCAAAGGCATGAGCTTAAAAGAAATTGCTGACATCCGAAACACCGCAGAAAAAACGGCTCGCGTTCAGTCGATGGCGATATATTCTAAATCCGGTCTTTCAGGTCGATCCGAACTTTCTGCGTTTTTTCTCGAAGACCTACTTGTTCCGCCGGAGATCGAAAACCCAGTGGCGAACGGCGGCTCAAAACGCCAATCTACATGA